One segment of Streptomyces sp. NBC_01463 DNA contains the following:
- a CDS encoding aldo/keto reductase: MLIHAPQPWDDFRGGDYDEGNRHAWHALEDAHTAGKIRAIGVSNFLQSDLENILTHGTVAPQVNQVLLHAGNTPDELLAFCQDRNILVQAYSPIAHGTLLDSRHIKTIAEKYQVSVPQLCIRYTLQLGTQPLPKTANPEHMRSNADVDFEISEADMATLRTLDERDYGEHAAFPVYSGK, from the coding sequence ATGCTGATCCACGCCCCCCAACCCTGGGACGACTTCCGCGGCGGTGACTACGACGAAGGCAACCGCCATGCCTGGCACGCACTGGAGGACGCCCACACGGCAGGAAAGATCCGTGCCATCGGGGTTTCGAACTTTCTGCAGTCCGACCTGGAGAACATCCTCACCCACGGGACCGTGGCACCACAGGTGAACCAGGTGCTCCTGCACGCCGGGAACACCCCGGACGAGCTGCTGGCCTTCTGCCAGGACCGCAACATCCTCGTACAGGCATACTCGCCGATCGCCCACGGCACGCTCCTCGACAGCCGCCACATCAAGACGATCGCCGAGAAGTACCAGGTGAGCGTCCCGCAGCTGTGCATCCGCTACACCCTGCAACTGGGCACCCAGCCGCTGCCGAAGACCGCGAACCCCGAGCACATGCGCTCCAACGCCGACGTCGACTTCGAGATCTCCGAGGCGGACATGGCCACCCTGCGCACCCTCGACGAGCGCGACTACGGCGAGCACGCCGCCTTCCCCGTCTACAGCGGGAAGTAG
- a CDS encoding aldo/keto reductase, which translates to MTILSETYTLAGGVEIPKLGLGTWFIDDDKAADAVRTAIETGYRNIDTAQAYGNERGVGEGIRASGVAREDLFVSTKLAAEIKDYDAATAAIGTLWRSWTSATST; encoded by the coding sequence ATGACCATCCTGAGCGAGACATACACCCTGGCCGGCGGCGTCGAGATCCCCAAGCTCGGCCTGGGCACCTGGTTCATCGACGACGACAAGGCGGCAGACGCCGTCCGCACGGCCATCGAGACCGGCTACCGCAATATCGACACGGCCCAGGCGTACGGCAACGAGCGGGGAGTCGGAGAGGGCATCCGCGCCTCCGGCGTGGCGCGCGAGGACCTGTTCGTGTCGACGAAGCTGGCCGCGGAGATCAAGGACTACGACGCGGCGACCGCAGCGATCGGAACTCTCTGGCGAAGCTGGACATCGGCTACATCGACCTGA
- a CDS encoding cupin domain-containing protein, with protein sequence MADHDFEQPFALGETNDAYAENFIGQSYLAPLTGGSVPVSNVTFEPGCRNNWHIHHGTAGGGDQILLCTAGSGWYQAEGQDPVGMAPGTVIRVPAGTKHWHGAKADSWFSHIAFITPGDGVSNEWLEPVTDEAYGRLPKNGDSA encoded by the coding sequence ATGGCCGATCACGACTTCGAGCAGCCCTTCGCGCTCGGTGAGACCAACGACGCCTACGCCGAGAACTTCATCGGGCAGAGCTACCTGGCTCCCCTGACCGGGGGAAGCGTCCCGGTCAGCAACGTGACCTTCGAACCGGGCTGCCGCAACAACTGGCACATCCACCACGGCACCGCAGGCGGCGGGGACCAGATCCTGCTGTGCACGGCCGGCAGCGGCTGGTACCAGGCCGAGGGCCAGGACCCGGTCGGCATGGCCCCCGGGACCGTCATCCGTGTCCCGGCGGGCACCAAGCACTGGCACGGCGCGAAGGCCGACTCCTGGTTCTCCCACATCGCCTTCATCACCCCCGGCGATGGCGTCAGCAACGAATGGCTCGAGCCGGTCACCGACGAGGCGTACGGCCGGCTCCCGAAGAACGGAGACAGCGCATGA
- a CDS encoding helix-turn-helix transcriptional regulator translates to MSPSPHLNELGEFLKARRAELTPRAVGLPDSAGQRRVVGLRREEVAQPAAISTDYYTRLEQGRLPASAPVLEAVAGALDLDEDQRRYVFGLAGKETARPRRRAQQKVQPQLRRVLDDLTATPAIVMGRRMDILAWNPLAAAMVTDFAAVPDKHRNYVRILFTDPAMRNLYADWKSVARMAVAQLRMEAAKYPDDPRLTALVGELCVQDTDFRTWWAAHQVATLSVGSKTLLHPVAGELSLDWDTLTASTDPDQQLVVWTAEVGSPTHDGLRILASWAADHARSSTAS, encoded by the coding sequence ATGAGTCCATCACCGCATCTGAACGAGCTGGGAGAATTCCTCAAGGCGCGCCGTGCCGAGCTCACGCCCCGTGCCGTGGGTCTGCCCGACAGCGCCGGACAGCGTCGCGTGGTGGGCCTGCGACGCGAAGAGGTGGCGCAGCCGGCGGCGATCTCCACGGACTACTACACCCGTCTCGAACAGGGCCGCCTGCCGGCCTCCGCCCCCGTGCTGGAAGCCGTCGCGGGAGCCCTCGACCTGGATGAAGACCAGCGCAGGTACGTGTTCGGTCTCGCCGGCAAGGAAACGGCCAGGCCGCGCCGCCGGGCCCAGCAGAAGGTCCAGCCGCAGCTGCGCCGGGTCCTGGACGATCTCACGGCCACGCCGGCCATCGTCATGGGCCGCCGTATGGACATCCTCGCCTGGAACCCGCTCGCCGCCGCTATGGTCACCGATTTCGCAGCCGTGCCGGACAAGCACCGCAACTACGTCCGCATTCTTTTCACCGACCCTGCCATGCGGAATCTCTATGCCGATTGGAAAAGCGTCGCCCGGATGGCGGTCGCGCAACTGCGCATGGAGGCAGCCAAATATCCCGACGATCCACGGCTGACCGCTCTGGTCGGTGAACTGTGCGTCCAGGACACAGACTTCCGCACGTGGTGGGCGGCGCACCAAGTTGCCACCCTCAGCGTCGGATCCAAGACCCTTCTCCACCCTGTCGCCGGAGAGCTGTCGCTGGACTGGGACACCCTCACCGCCAGCACCGACCCCGACCAGCAACTGGTCGTATGGACCGCAGAAGTCGGATCGCCCACCCACGACGGTCTGCGCATCCTCGCGTCATGGGCCGCCGACCACGCCCGATCCTCGACCGCCTCGTAG
- a CDS encoding helix-turn-helix transcriptional regulator has protein sequence MASTSALSEGAELGRYLRARRTQTSPGHVGLRPGAGTRRTPGLRREEVATLAGISIDYYVRLERGKETRPSPAVLDALARALHMDEQEHQHLRELAARAARYVAEPPPAPSRTVRPHLRLLLESLRPNPAYVISRSMDMLAWNPGGLALYAGLEDWPAKHRNLARYLFLHPAARDLFPDWDRQITACVARLRATAGTAPDAPDLTNLVGELLLKSADFAGLWERYEVTGRIPAHKTFQHPLVGALTLTSQSLNVEGTPGQRIGVYTAEPGSPDHDALLLLDMTTPRPVHSPAPGSRTPGASSS, from the coding sequence ATGGCATCGACGAGCGCACTTAGCGAGGGCGCCGAGCTGGGCCGCTACCTGCGCGCCCGCCGCACCCAGACCAGCCCCGGACACGTCGGCCTCAGGCCCGGCGCCGGCACCCGGCGCACCCCGGGACTGCGCCGCGAGGAGGTGGCCACCCTGGCCGGCATCAGCATCGACTACTACGTTCGCCTGGAACGCGGCAAGGAGACCCGCCCCAGCCCCGCCGTCCTCGACGCGCTCGCCCGCGCCCTGCACATGGACGAGCAAGAGCATCAGCACCTGCGCGAGCTGGCCGCCCGCGCCGCCCGATACGTCGCCGAACCGCCACCCGCGCCCAGCCGAACCGTGCGACCCCACCTCAGGCTGCTGCTGGAGTCCCTGCGCCCGAATCCCGCGTACGTGATCAGCCGCAGCATGGACATGCTCGCGTGGAACCCCGGCGGCCTCGCCCTGTACGCGGGACTCGAAGACTGGCCCGCCAAGCACCGCAACCTCGCCCGCTACCTGTTCCTCCACCCCGCCGCCCGTGATCTCTTCCCCGACTGGGACCGCCAGATCACCGCCTGCGTGGCCCGCCTGCGTGCCACGGCCGGCACCGCACCCGATGCGCCCGATCTGACCAACCTGGTCGGCGAACTCCTGCTGAAGAGCGCGGACTTCGCGGGTCTGTGGGAGCGCTACGAGGTGACAGGACGCATACCCGCTCACAAGACGTTCCAGCATCCGCTGGTCGGAGCCCTCACCCTGACCTCGCAGTCCCTCAACGTCGAGGGCACCCCGGGGCAGCGCATCGGCGTCTACACCGCCGAACCCGGCAGTCCCGACCACGACGCCCTGCTGCTGCTCGACATGACGACTCCCCGCCCAGTGCACAGCCCGGCTCCCGGATCGAGGACACCGGGAGCTTCCTCCTCGTAG
- a CDS encoding aldo/keto reductase, whose amino-acid sequence MRYIKLRDLEVSRIGLGAMGMSHGYTGSGTDDAESTRTVHRALELGVTLIDTAEIYGPYTNEDLLGRALKGRRDKVVLATKFGLVSHGGDGPWNLDSSPANIRTAVEGSLKRLGTDHIDLYYQHRVDPNTPIEETAGAVGELIAEGKVRAFGLSEAGPDTIRRAHAVQPVTAVQSEYSLFTRGIEERVLPLLRELNIGLVPFSPLGRGMLTGTVRSTDQFDENDFRRGNPRFTGENFQRNLALADQVKALADEVGATPGQVALAWLLVQGDDIAPIPGTKRVSRVEENAAADAVTLTPQQIQTLTALPPASGATHTEAQARMLER is encoded by the coding sequence ATGCGGTACATCAAACTGCGTGACCTGGAGGTTTCCCGGATCGGGCTGGGCGCCATGGGCATGTCCCACGGCTACACCGGCTCCGGCACAGACGACGCGGAGTCGACCCGGACCGTGCACCGGGCGCTGGAGCTGGGCGTCACCCTGATCGACACCGCCGAGATCTACGGCCCCTACACCAACGAGGACCTGCTCGGCCGCGCGCTGAAGGGGCGCCGGGACAAGGTGGTCCTCGCGACGAAGTTCGGCCTGGTCTCGCACGGCGGCGACGGCCCGTGGAACCTGGACTCCTCCCCGGCGAACATCCGCACCGCCGTCGAAGGCTCCCTCAAGCGCCTGGGCACCGATCACATCGACCTGTACTACCAGCACCGGGTGGACCCGAACACGCCGATCGAGGAGACCGCCGGCGCCGTGGGCGAACTGATCGCCGAGGGCAAGGTTCGCGCCTTCGGGCTCTCGGAGGCCGGCCCGGACACGATCCGCCGTGCCCACGCCGTCCAGCCGGTCACCGCAGTGCAGTCGGAGTACTCGCTGTTCACGCGCGGGATCGAGGAGCGGGTGCTGCCGCTGCTGCGGGAGCTGAACATCGGCCTGGTGCCGTTCTCCCCGCTCGGCCGCGGGATGCTGACCGGCACGGTGCGCTCCACCGACCAGTTCGACGAGAACGACTTCCGCCGCGGCAACCCGCGCTTCACCGGCGAGAACTTCCAGCGCAACCTGGCCCTGGCCGATCAGGTCAAGGCCCTGGCCGACGAGGTCGGCGCGACGCCGGGACAGGTGGCCTTGGCCTGGCTGCTCGTCCAGGGCGACGACATCGCCCCGATCCCCGGCACCAAGCGGGTGTCCCGGGTGGAGGAGAACGCCGCCGCCGACGCCGTCACCCTCACCCCGCAGCAGATCCAGACGCTTACCGCCCTCCCGCCGGCCTCCGGCGCGACCCACACCGAGGCCCAGGCCCGGATGCTGGAGCGCTGA
- a CDS encoding alcohol dehydrogenase catalytic domain-containing protein, which translates to MRAAVMYGAGDVRVEDRSDPKIVQPTDAVVRVLASCVCGSDLWPYASMPATGAGRPMGHEFLGIVEDTGAEVTGLMAGDLVVAPFTYSDNTCDYCAKGLHISCRHGGRYGFDGVDGGQGEAVRVPQAAGTLVKLPVGADSALLPSLLALSDVMTTGHHGAVTAGVGRGDTVLVVGDGAVGLCAVIAAERLGAERIVLAGRHQARTDLGREFGATDVVAERGEEGIARIRELTGGGVDKVIEAVGTRQTLDTALGAVLDGGTVSRLGVPQYEQGPIGPAEFMRNVTLTGGASPARAYIDRLLPDVLDGTIAPGRVFDQTFTLDRTPDAYQAMAERQVLKALIRP; encoded by the coding sequence ATGCGTGCAGCCGTGATGTACGGCGCCGGAGACGTCCGCGTCGAAGACCGGTCCGACCCGAAGATCGTCCAGCCCACCGACGCGGTCGTACGCGTCCTCGCCTCCTGCGTATGCGGCAGTGATCTGTGGCCCTACGCCTCCATGCCCGCCACCGGCGCCGGCCGCCCGATGGGGCACGAGTTCCTCGGCATCGTCGAGGACACCGGCGCAGAAGTGACCGGGCTGATGGCAGGCGACCTGGTCGTCGCCCCGTTCACCTACAGCGACAACACCTGCGACTACTGCGCCAAGGGTCTGCACATCTCATGTCGTCACGGCGGCCGGTACGGCTTCGACGGCGTGGACGGCGGCCAGGGTGAAGCCGTCCGCGTCCCGCAGGCCGCCGGCACCCTGGTCAAGCTGCCGGTGGGCGCGGACTCCGCGCTGCTGCCGTCCCTGCTGGCCCTGTCCGACGTGATGACCACCGGGCACCACGGCGCCGTCACCGCAGGCGTCGGGCGCGGCGACACCGTCCTCGTCGTCGGCGACGGCGCGGTCGGTCTGTGCGCGGTCATCGCCGCCGAGCGCCTCGGGGCCGAGCGGATCGTCCTCGCCGGCCGCCACCAGGCGCGCACGGATCTCGGGCGTGAGTTCGGTGCCACCGACGTGGTCGCCGAGCGCGGCGAGGAGGGCATCGCCCGCATCCGCGAGCTGACCGGCGGCGGCGTGGACAAGGTCATCGAGGCCGTCGGCACCCGCCAGACTCTCGACACCGCGCTCGGAGCCGTCCTGGACGGCGGCACCGTCAGCCGCCTCGGCGTGCCCCAGTACGAGCAGGGCCCGATCGGCCCGGCCGAGTTCATGCGGAACGTCACCCTGACCGGCGGCGCCAGCCCCGCCCGCGCCTACATCGACCGGCTGTTGCCCGATGTCCTGGACGGCACCATCGCCCCCGGCCGCGTCTTCGACCAGACCTTCACCCTCGACCGGACCCCGGATGCCTACCAGGCCATGGCCGAACGCCAGGTCCTCAAGGCTCTCATCCGCCCCTGA
- a CDS encoding aldo/keto reductase: MKTVTLNNGVVMPLLGFGVYQIPAEDTERTVSDALAAGYRLLDTAAAYGNEEAVGRAIASSGIPREDLFVTTKLWVQDAPAQDNTRRAFETSLTKLGLDHLDLYLMHQPFGDVYGQWRAMEALNRDGLTRAIGVANFYPDRLIDLIVNNEITPQVNQIETHPFFQRADYHALMREHGVQHQSWGGFAEGKNDLFTNPLLAGIGKEHGKSVAQVVLRWLTQRDVITIPKSVRAERMAENFDVFDFDLTDEQMADIATLDTGNSLFFDHHDPEIVTWLAKRRLGA, translated from the coding sequence ATGAAGACCGTCACCCTCAACAACGGCGTTGTCATGCCGCTGCTTGGCTTCGGCGTCTACCAGATCCCCGCCGAGGACACCGAACGCACCGTGTCCGACGCGCTCGCCGCCGGCTACCGGCTGCTGGACACCGCCGCCGCCTACGGCAACGAAGAGGCCGTAGGCCGCGCCATCGCCTCCAGCGGCATCCCGCGCGAGGACCTGTTCGTGACCACCAAGCTGTGGGTCCAGGACGCCCCCGCCCAGGACAACACCCGCCGCGCCTTCGAGACCTCGCTGACCAAGCTGGGGCTGGACCACCTCGACCTGTACCTGATGCACCAGCCCTTCGGCGACGTCTACGGCCAGTGGCGCGCCATGGAAGCCCTCAACCGCGACGGGCTGACCCGTGCGATCGGTGTCGCCAACTTCTACCCCGACCGCCTGATCGACCTGATCGTCAACAACGAGATCACGCCGCAGGTCAACCAGATCGAGACCCACCCCTTCTTCCAGCGCGCCGACTACCACGCCCTCATGCGCGAGCACGGCGTGCAGCACCAGTCCTGGGGCGGCTTCGCCGAGGGAAAGAACGACCTGTTCACCAACCCTCTCCTCGCGGGCATCGGCAAGGAACACGGCAAGTCCGTCGCGCAGGTCGTCCTGCGCTGGCTCACCCAGCGCGACGTCATCACCATCCCCAAGTCCGTACGGGCCGAGCGCATGGCGGAGAACTTCGACGTCTTCGACTTCGACCTGACCGACGAGCAGATGGCCGATATCGCCACCCTCGACACCGGCAACTCCCTGTTCTTCGACCACCACGACCCCGAGATCGTCACCTGGCTCGCCAAACGGCGCCTCGGCGCCTGA
- a CDS encoding TetR/AcrR family transcriptional regulator: MSDRLPHTLRSDALGNRERILDAARALFSADGLDVPMREIARSAGVGPATLYRHFPTKQVLATEAFTAQLQACRTIVDDGCADPDPWRGLCLVIEKICELHARDRGFSEAFMSAFPGAPDVAGREYTVKAVAGLAQRAKDAGRLRSDFVLDDLILILMANKGIHTRSADTQVMASRRFAGLAIQAFEARPQRAPLPPAARLVSAAPDSV, translated from the coding sequence ATGAGCGACCGTTTGCCTCACACCCTGCGCTCCGACGCGCTGGGCAACCGCGAGCGCATCCTCGACGCGGCCCGGGCACTGTTCTCCGCCGACGGCCTGGACGTGCCGATGCGGGAGATCGCGCGGTCCGCGGGGGTCGGACCTGCCACCTTGTACCGTCACTTCCCGACCAAGCAGGTGCTGGCCACCGAAGCCTTCACGGCCCAGTTGCAGGCATGTCGCACCATCGTCGACGACGGGTGCGCCGATCCCGATCCGTGGCGTGGCCTGTGCCTGGTGATCGAGAAGATCTGTGAACTCCATGCGCGGGATCGCGGTTTCAGCGAAGCCTTCATGTCCGCCTTCCCGGGGGCGCCGGATGTCGCGGGCCGTGAGTACACGGTGAAAGCGGTCGCCGGACTGGCCCAGCGGGCCAAAGACGCAGGGCGCCTGCGGTCCGACTTCGTCCTGGACGACCTCATTCTCATCCTCATGGCCAACAAAGGGATCCACACCAGATCGGCCGACACCCAGGTCATGGCCTCCCGACGCTTCGCCGGGCTGGCGATCCAGGCGTTCGAAGCCCGCCCTCAGCGCGCACCACTACCACCAGCGGCACGACTGGTATCCGCGGCACCGGACAGCGTCTGA
- a CDS encoding zinc-binding dehydrogenase: protein MKAIAIQTYGGPEGLAVVDLPAPAPAAGQVVIATEAAGVGGVDTVIRSGALAAYGFKEGHIPGSEVAGAVTAVGDGVDVSWIGRRVWAFTGTGGGYVEQALAPVEEIVPLPVDLSAVDAVTLGSSGVVAHFGLRHAHFTPGETVLVRGAAGSIGIMAVQLAARGGAAAVAVTTSSAERGERLRRLGATHVLDRSGEGGEHAPSGYDVIIDVVAGQDMPSFFDRLNPNGRMVAVGAVAGQPPTDFGTKIMASFQKSMSFAAFSAATVTGAERSAVRSEQFAAAGRGEITTVVHEVLPLDAAVLAHQKMYAGEVFGRIVLTP from the coding sequence TTGAAGGCAATCGCGATCCAGACGTACGGAGGTCCCGAAGGCCTGGCCGTTGTCGACCTGCCGGCTCCCGCACCGGCCGCCGGCCAGGTGGTGATCGCCACCGAGGCCGCGGGCGTCGGTGGAGTCGACACCGTGATCCGAAGCGGGGCCCTGGCCGCCTACGGCTTCAAGGAGGGGCACATCCCGGGAAGTGAGGTGGCGGGAGCGGTGACCGCGGTGGGTGACGGCGTCGACGTCTCATGGATCGGCAGGCGGGTGTGGGCCTTCACCGGCACCGGCGGAGGCTATGTCGAACAGGCCCTCGCGCCCGTCGAGGAGATCGTTCCCCTGCCCGTGGACCTGTCCGCAGTCGATGCGGTGACACTCGGCAGTTCCGGCGTGGTGGCCCACTTCGGGCTCCGCCACGCCCACTTCACTCCCGGGGAGACGGTCCTTGTCCGTGGCGCGGCCGGCAGCATCGGGATCATGGCAGTGCAACTCGCCGCTCGCGGCGGAGCCGCCGCGGTCGCGGTCACCACTTCCTCGGCCGAGCGAGGTGAGCGGCTACGACGTCTCGGCGCGACCCACGTGCTGGACCGCTCCGGCGAGGGAGGGGAACACGCCCCTTCGGGCTATGACGTCATCATCGACGTGGTGGCCGGCCAGGACATGCCGTCGTTCTTCGACCGGCTCAACCCGAACGGCCGCATGGTGGCCGTGGGCGCTGTCGCAGGCCAGCCGCCAACCGACTTCGGCACGAAGATCATGGCGTCGTTCCAGAAGTCGATGTCCTTCGCCGCTTTCAGCGCGGCCACCGTCACCGGAGCCGAACGGAGTGCCGTGCGGAGCGAGCAGTTCGCCGCAGCGGGCCGCGGCGAGATCACGACAGTGGTGCACGAGGTGCTGCCACTGGACGCAGCCGTGCTGGCGCACCAGAAGATGTACGCGGGCGAGGTCTTCGGGAGGATCGTGCTGACACCGTAG
- a CDS encoding maleylpyruvate isomerase family mycothiol-dependent enzyme, with translation MDSESLLQHLSNELDAFRACLDGDLSVRIEHCGEWTLHDLAEHLGSSNLWAAAAVTEQHGEHEATSAPRDPDEFLRWFEESSETLLKTLDTDPSASAWTFHPPHTVGFWQRRRALEALIHRWDAENALGSSRPLGPVLAGEGVTEVLDTMAPRQIARGRAQPPQHALRLHATDTGTSWVYGPGPAVATLTATAEQLVLLLWGRMRSGDAAYGWTGDQEAGLRILAGTLTP, from the coding sequence ATGGACTCGGAATCTCTGCTGCAGCACCTGAGCAACGAACTCGACGCTTTCCGCGCATGCCTCGATGGTGATCTGTCTGTACGCATCGAACACTGCGGCGAGTGGACACTCCACGACCTGGCCGAGCACCTGGGCAGCTCAAATCTGTGGGCGGCAGCCGCAGTCACCGAGCAGCACGGCGAGCACGAGGCCACCTCGGCTCCGCGTGATCCGGACGAGTTCCTGCGGTGGTTCGAGGAGAGTTCAGAGACTCTGCTCAAGACCCTCGACACCGATCCGAGTGCGAGCGCCTGGACTTTCCATCCGCCGCACACGGTGGGTTTCTGGCAGCGGCGCCGTGCGCTGGAGGCGCTCATTCACCGCTGGGATGCGGAGAACGCACTGGGCAGTAGTCGACCGCTCGGCCCGGTCCTGGCCGGCGAAGGCGTGACCGAGGTCCTCGACACGATGGCACCCAGGCAGATAGCCCGAGGACGGGCTCAACCCCCGCAGCACGCCCTGCGACTGCACGCGACGGACACCGGAACATCCTGGGTGTACGGCCCTGGCCCTGCCGTGGCCACGCTCACGGCGACGGCGGAACAGCTGGTGCTGCTCCTGTGGGGACGTATGCGCAGCGGGGATGCCGCCTATGGCTGGACCGGCGATCAGGAAGCGGGGCTGCGCATCCTGGCGGGCACCTTGACGCCCTGA
- a CDS encoding nitroreductase family protein produces MHHPQEPPSGIHPLLAGRFSPYRFDPSAVVDDLALGLLLEAARWAPSAGNSQPWGFFIGRPGEPEHDRVLPHLAPSSARWATDASLLVVTLTRRHVDDTQLLYSEFADYDLGQAVAHMTVQAQAMGLAAHQFRAFDLEGLTKELDPNPGWVIVSMVAVGKAADRPSEVRDRRSVGHLRSAPWSPGK; encoded by the coding sequence GTGCATCATCCTCAGGAGCCGCCCAGCGGCATACACCCACTGCTTGCCGGACGCTTCAGCCCCTACCGGTTCGATCCGTCGGCGGTGGTCGACGACCTTGCCCTCGGACTCCTGCTGGAGGCCGCGCGGTGGGCACCGTCGGCGGGGAACTCCCAGCCGTGGGGTTTCTTCATCGGCAGGCCCGGTGAGCCGGAGCATGACCGGGTGCTCCCTCACCTTGCGCCGAGCTCGGCCCGCTGGGCGACGGACGCGAGCCTGCTCGTCGTCACGCTGACGCGCCGACACGTCGATGACACACAGTTGCTTTACTCCGAATTCGCAGATTACGACCTCGGCCAAGCCGTCGCCCACATGACTGTTCAGGCCCAGGCCATGGGCCTCGCAGCGCACCAATTCCGGGCCTTCGACCTGGAAGGGCTCACCAAGGAGCTGGACCCGAACCCGGGCTGGGTGATCGTCTCCATGGTCGCGGTGGGCAAGGCGGCTGACAGACCTTCAGAGGTCCGTGACCGACGTAGCGTCGGGCACTTGCGCTCCGCACCCTGGTCGCCAGGGAAGTAG
- a CDS encoding CsbD family protein produces MAASEKTQAKTEQTKGKVKEAAGRTVGNERLTAEGHVDQAKGNAREAKEKIKDAHKH; encoded by the coding sequence ATGGCTGCCAGCGAGAAGACCCAGGCCAAGACCGAGCAGACCAAGGGCAAGGTCAAGGAAGCCGCCGGACGCACCGTGGGCAACGAACGCCTCACCGCCGAGGGCCACGTCGACCAGGCCAAGGGCAACGCCCGCGAGGCCAAGGAAAAGATCAAGGACGCCCACAAGCACTGA
- a CDS encoding SMI1/KNR4 family protein has protein sequence MMTGMNTETGDPAELAALREIFASRPEALPPIGSDAVRSFEAEHGILLPEPYRTFVAEVCDGLRAGPPYYGLLPLAQTPNDWGSGRPERLLAEPFPLTEAWLWEAEGDEAALSEQELEDRTDPVYDHGSLLLGTDGCGMYWHLIVTGPQRGHVWLIDENGAIPFGTRPGTCLMPGTPGFAGWVTRWVQGRSWFADA, from the coding sequence ATGATGACCGGCATGAACACGGAAACCGGTGACCCAGCCGAGTTGGCTGCCCTCCGCGAGATCTTCGCATCCCGTCCGGAGGCGCTGCCTCCCATCGGCTCGGATGCGGTGCGGTCCTTCGAAGCGGAGCACGGCATTCTACTGCCGGAGCCTTACCGCACATTCGTGGCCGAGGTCTGCGACGGTCTGCGCGCGGGGCCGCCCTACTACGGTCTGCTGCCCCTCGCGCAAACGCCCAACGACTGGGGCTCAGGCCGCCCCGAGCGCCTGCTCGCCGAACCTTTTCCTCTCACGGAGGCATGGTTGTGGGAGGCGGAGGGCGACGAGGCGGCTCTGTCTGAGCAGGAGCTCGAAGACCGGACAGACCCCGTGTACGACCACGGCTCACTGCTGTTGGGCACCGATGGCTGCGGCATGTACTGGCACCTGATCGTCACCGGTCCGCAGCGCGGTCACGTCTGGCTGATCGACGAGAACGGCGCCATACCCTTCGGAACCCGGCCGGGCACCTGCCTGATGCCGGGCACGCCCGGATTCGCGGGCTGGGTGACCCGCTGGGTCCAGGGCCGCTCCTGGTTCGCGGATGCCTGA
- a CDS encoding VOC family protein: MTTSVVSIVYVNDAPAAARFYGDLLGMSPSFETRRYITFDLGPGADLALWSGRFDDLSADVPRTSEVCLASNDGPDEINAIFKQWQSKGVTILQEPHDAGFGLTFLAADPDGNRIRVAPRG; the protein is encoded by the coding sequence ATGACCACGTCCGTCGTGTCCATCGTCTATGTGAACGACGCTCCCGCCGCGGCGCGCTTCTACGGCGACCTCCTCGGCATGAGCCCATCGTTCGAGACTCGGAGATACATCACCTTCGACCTCGGGCCAGGCGCTGACCTCGCTTTGTGGTCTGGCCGGTTCGACGATCTGTCAGCGGACGTCCCGCGCACCAGTGAGGTCTGTCTGGCCAGCAACGATGGGCCCGACGAGATCAATGCGATCTTCAAGCAGTGGCAGTCCAAAGGCGTCACGATCCTGCAGGAGCCACATGATGCGGGGTTCGGGCTGACCTTTCTCGCAGCCGATCCTGACGGGAACCGTATCCGTGTCGCACCGCGGGGGTGA